One region of Pagrus major chromosome 5, Pma_NU_1.0 genomic DNA includes:
- the LOC140995384 gene encoding ceramide transfer protein-like isoform X4, with product MSEKSSSSGSDEDVDPESGQPVELGGILSKWTNYIHGWQDRWVVLKNNTLSYYKSEDEREYGCRGSLCLSKAVITPHEFDECRFDISVNDSVWYLRAEDPEHRLQWIESIELHKAESGYGSETSLRRHGSMLSLTSAASALSATSTSSFKKGHRLREKLAEMETFRDILCRQVDTLQKYFDSCADAVSKDEFQRDRVEEDEDDFPTTTRPDGEYNHNNNGSKEKLFSPASPKGMNGIDFKGEAITFKATTAGILSTLSHCIELMMKREDSWQKRLDKELEKRRRVEDAYKSAMNELKKKSHYGGPDYEEGPNSLINEDEFFDAVEAALDRQDKIEEQCQSEKVRIPRLTPVPPGDVYSTIGTHRFATKVEEMVQNHMTYSLQDVGGDANWQLVIEEGEMKVYRREVEENGIVLDPLKATHSVKGVTGHEVCHYFWDTAVRLDWETTIENFNLVETLSDNAVIVYQTHKRVWPASQRDVLYLSAIRKILATNENDPDTWLVCNFSVDHDKALPTNRCVRAKINVAMICQTLVSPPEGDKEISRDNILCKITYVANVNPGGWAPASVLRAVAKREYPKFLKRFTSYVQDKTSGKPILF from the exons ATGTCCGAAAAGAGTTCATCGTCGGGTTCGGATGAAGATGTGGACCCGGAATCCGGGCAGCCTGTGGAGCTCGGAGGCATTTTAAGCAAG tggacAAACTACATACATGGATGGCAGGACCGATGGGTCGTGTTGAAAAACAATACTTTGAGCTACTACAAGTCGGAGGATGAACGGGAATACGGCTGCAGGGGCTCTCTGTGCCTCAGCAAGGCTGTCATCACA cCTCATGAGTTTGACGAGTGTCGTTTTGACATCAGCGTGAACGACAGTGTTTGGTACCTCAGAGCTGAAGACCCAGAGCACAGACTCCAGTGGATTGAGTCAATAGAGCTGCACAAG GCGGAGTCTGGTTATGGTTCAGAAACCAGCCTCAGGCGTCATGGTTCCATGTTGTCCCTCACCTCTGCAGCCAGTGCCTTGTCTGCCACATCCACATCCTctttcaag aAGGGGCACAGGTTGCGTGAGAAGCTAGCAGAAATGGAAACCTTCCGGGACATTCTGTGCAGACAAGTGGACACCCTGCAGAAATACTTTGACTCCTGTGCTGATGCTGTCTCCAAAGACGAgtttcagagagacagag TAGAGGAAGACGAAGATGACTTTCCTACCACTACAAGACCTGACGGTGAATATAAtcacaacaacaatggcagcaaaGAGAAAT TGTTTTCCCCTGCCAGCCCCAAAGGTATGAACGGGATAGACTTCAAGGGTGAGGCCATCACCTTCAAGGCCACCACAGCAGGCATCCTCTCCACCTTGTCCCACTGCATCGAACTCATGATGAAACGAGAGGACAGCTGGCAGAAGAGACTGGACAAG gagctagagaagagaaggagggtaGAGGATGCCTACAAGTCTGCTATGAATGAATTGAAGAAAAAGTCACACTACGGAGGCCCAGACTACGAG GAGGGGCCCAACAGTCTGATCAATGAGGATGAGTTCTTTGATGCGGTGGAAGCTGCACTGGACAGACAGGACAAGATAGAAGAACAG TGCCAGTCAGAGAAGGTCAGGATACCTCGACTAACTCCCGTTCCTCCTGGAGACGTCTACTCAACCATCGGTACACATCGATTTGCCACCAAG gtggaggagatggtgcaGAATCATATGACTTACTCGCTTCAGGATGTGGGTGGAGATGCCAACTGGCAGCTGGTTATAGAAGAAGGAGAGATGAAG GTGTACAGGAGAGAAGTAGAGGAGAACGGTATTGTGCTGGATCCTCTCAAAGCTACACATTCTGTGAAGGGGGTGACAGGACATGAGGTCTGCCACTACTTCTGGGACACAGCTGTCCGATTGGACTGGGAGA CCACCATTGAAAATTTCAACCTTGTGGAAACACTCTCTGATAACGCCGTCATTGTTTACCAGACACACAAG AGAGTGTGGCCTGCCTCTCAGAGAGATGTGCTGTATCTGTCAGCCATCAGAAAGATCTTGgcaacaaatgaaaatgatccAGACACATGGCTGGTCTGCAACTTCTCTGTAGACCACGACAAAGCCCTT CCCACGAACCGGTGTGTTCGTGCCAAAATCAATGTCGCCATGATCTGTCAAACACTGGTCAGCCCACCAGAGGGTGATAAAGAGATCAGTAGAGACAACATCCTTTGTAAGATCACCTACGTTGCCAATG TAAACCCAGGAGGCTGGGCTCCAGCCTCGGTCCTCAGAGCCGTGGCCAAGAGAGAGTATCCCAAGTTCCTCAAACGCTTCACCTCCTACGTCCAGGATAAAACTTCCGGGAAGCCCATCCTCTTCTGA
- the pip5k1bb gene encoding phosphatidylinositol 4-phosphate 5-kinase type-1 beta has protein sequence MSTTTENGMGGPWSTSREKTYKKTTSSALKGAIQLGIGYTVGNLTSKPDRDVLMQDFYVVESVFLPSEGSNLTPAHHYPDFRFKTYAPLAFRYFRDLFGIKPDDYLYSLVNEPLIELTNPGASGSLFYLTSDDEFIIKTVQHKEAKFLQRLLPGYYMNLNQNPRTLLPKFYGLYCIQSGGINIRLVVMNNVLPRSVKMHYKYDLKGSTYKRRASRKEREKACPTYKDLDFQDMHEEGLYFDTETYNNLMKTLQRDCRVLESFKIMDYSLLLGVHVLDQSQRDGGEPGQAGGDGRRPVGQRVLYSTAMESIQGDGKAAEALTTDDTMGGIPAKTHKEEKLLIFLGIIDILQSYRFIKKLEHSWKALVYDGDSVSVHRPGFYASRFLKFMSTRVFRKNQPFRFSPSKRTRTSIPALKSSSQEILSSQADERNAEDRRDRLGGACSLASLDGQAVFGSYLRPDLVPANPSFYEGSSMGTISTSSIFVNLDNQTEERDDVASSSTFTLEDSAICLTSEQSTMDVDIDRDDGSVLDVYL, from the exons ATGTCAACCACAACAGAAAATGGGATGGGAGGGCCTTGGAGTACAAGCAGAGAGAAAACGTACAAAAAG ACCACGTCATCGGCCTTGAAGGGGGCCATTCAGCTCGGTATTGGTTATACAGTGGGCAACCTCACATCCAAGCCTGACAGAGATGTGCTTATGCAAGATTTCTATGTGGTGGAGAGTGTCTTTCTTCCCAG TGAGGGAAGCAACCTGACCCCAGCACACCACTATCCTGACTTCCGCTTCAAGACCTACGCCCCACTGGCCTTCCGCTACTTCAGGGATCTGTTCGGCATCAAACCAGATGACTACCTG TACTCCCTGGTAAATGAGCCTCTGATTGAGCTGACCAATCCGGGGGCCAGTGGCTCTCTCTTCTACCTAACCAGCGATGACGAGTTCATCATTAAAACCGTCCAGCACAAAGAGGCCAAGTTCCTCCAGAGATTGCTACCTGGATACTATATG AACCTGAACCAGAATCCACGCACGCTGCTGCCCAAGTTCTATGGACTGTACTGTATCCAGTCTGGAGGCATCAACATCCGACTGGTGGTGATGAACAATGTGCTGCCTCGCTCCGTCAAAATGCACTACAAATACGACCTGAAGGGATCCACCTACAAGAGACGAGCGTccaggaaagagagagagaaggcttGCCCGACCTACAAAGATCTGGACTTCCAGGACATGCACGAAGAAGGGCTTTACTTTGACACAGAGACGTACAACAATCTGATGAAGACCCTGCAGAGAGACTGCCGG GTGCTGGAGAGCTTTAAGATCATGGACTACAGCCTACTGTTGGGTGTGCACGTCCTGGACCAGAGCCAGAGAGATGGGGGTGAGCCAGGCCAGGCAGGGGGGGACGGGAGGAGACCTGTGGGTCAGAGGGTGCTTTACTCCACTGCCATGGAGTCCATCCAGGGAGACGGCAAGGCTGCCGAAGCCCTCACCACAGACGACAC GATGGGTGGCATCCctgccaaaacacacaaagaagaaaagctgCTCATCTTCCTGGGTATCATAGACATTCTACAGTCATACAG GTTCATTAAAAAGTTGGAACATTCGTGGAAAGCCCTGGTGTACGATGGT GACTCTGTTTCAGTGCACCGGCCTGGGTTTTATGCTAGCCGCTTCCTCAAGTTCATGAGCACACGGGTCTTCAGGAAGAATCAAC CATTTCGATTCTCTCCTTCAAAGAGGACCCGTACTTCCATCCCGGCTCTGAAGTCGTCCTCACAGGAGATCCTTTCATCGCAGGCAGATGAGAGGAACGCGGAGGACAGGAGGGACAGGCTGGGAGGAGCTTGCAGTCTGGCCAGTCTGGATGGACAAG CTGTGTTCGGTTCGTACCTGCGTCCTGATCTGGTCCCTGCCAACCCGTCCTTCTACGAGGGCTCCTCAATGGGAACCATCTCAACCTCCTCCATCTTTGTCAACTTGGACAACCAAACAGAAGAGAG agaTGACGTTGCATCCAGCTCCACGTTTACCCTGGAGGACAGTGCCATCTGCCTCACTTCAGAGCAGAGCACCATGGACGTGGACATAGACCGTGATGACGGATCTGTTCTTGATGTCTACTTG tga
- the LOC140995384 gene encoding ceramide transfer protein-like isoform X1, which yields MSEKSSSSGSDEDVDPESGQPVELGGILSKWTNYIHGWQDRWVVLKNNTLSYYKSEDEREYGCRGSLCLSKAVITPHEFDECRFDISVNDSVWYLRAEDPEHRLQWIESIELHKAESGYGSETSLRRHGSMLSLTSAASALSATSTSSFKKGHRLREKLAEMETFRDILCRQVDTLQKYFDSCADAVSKDEFQRDRVVEEDEDDFPTTTRPDGEYNHNNNGSKEKLFSPASPKGMNGIDFKGEAITFKATTAGILSTLSHCIELMMKREDSWQKRLDKELEKRRRVEDAYKSAMNELKKKSHYGGPDYEEGPNSLINEDEFFDAVEAALDRQDKIEEQCQSEKVRIPRLTPVPPGDVYSTIGTHRFATKPHSHSSSLSSVELVSASDDIHRFSTQVEEMVQNHMTYSLQDVGGDANWQLVIEEGEMKVYRREVEENGIVLDPLKATHSVKGVTGHEVCHYFWDTAVRLDWETTIENFNLVETLSDNAVIVYQTHKRVWPASQRDVLYLSAIRKILATNENDPDTWLVCNFSVDHDKALPTNRCVRAKINVAMICQTLVSPPEGDKEISRDNILCKITYVANVNPGGWAPASVLRAVAKREYPKFLKRFTSYVQDKTSGKPILF from the exons ATGTCCGAAAAGAGTTCATCGTCGGGTTCGGATGAAGATGTGGACCCGGAATCCGGGCAGCCTGTGGAGCTCGGAGGCATTTTAAGCAAG tggacAAACTACATACATGGATGGCAGGACCGATGGGTCGTGTTGAAAAACAATACTTTGAGCTACTACAAGTCGGAGGATGAACGGGAATACGGCTGCAGGGGCTCTCTGTGCCTCAGCAAGGCTGTCATCACA cCTCATGAGTTTGACGAGTGTCGTTTTGACATCAGCGTGAACGACAGTGTTTGGTACCTCAGAGCTGAAGACCCAGAGCACAGACTCCAGTGGATTGAGTCAATAGAGCTGCACAAG GCGGAGTCTGGTTATGGTTCAGAAACCAGCCTCAGGCGTCATGGTTCCATGTTGTCCCTCACCTCTGCAGCCAGTGCCTTGTCTGCCACATCCACATCCTctttcaag aAGGGGCACAGGTTGCGTGAGAAGCTAGCAGAAATGGAAACCTTCCGGGACATTCTGTGCAGACAAGTGGACACCCTGCAGAAATACTTTGACTCCTGTGCTGATGCTGTCTCCAAAGACGAgtttcagagagacagag TAGTAGAGGAAGACGAAGATGACTTTCCTACCACTACAAGACCTGACGGTGAATATAAtcacaacaacaatggcagcaaaGAGAAAT TGTTTTCCCCTGCCAGCCCCAAAGGTATGAACGGGATAGACTTCAAGGGTGAGGCCATCACCTTCAAGGCCACCACAGCAGGCATCCTCTCCACCTTGTCCCACTGCATCGAACTCATGATGAAACGAGAGGACAGCTGGCAGAAGAGACTGGACAAG gagctagagaagagaaggagggtaGAGGATGCCTACAAGTCTGCTATGAATGAATTGAAGAAAAAGTCACACTACGGAGGCCCAGACTACGAG GAGGGGCCCAACAGTCTGATCAATGAGGATGAGTTCTTTGATGCGGTGGAAGCTGCACTGGACAGACAGGACAAGATAGAAGAACAG TGCCAGTCAGAGAAGGTCAGGATACCTCGACTAACTCCCGTTCCTCCTGGAGACGTCTACTCAACCATCGGTACACATCGATTTGCCACCAAG CCCCATAGCCATTCTTCTTCCCTGTCCTCGGTTGAGCTAGTCAGTGCTTCAGATGACATTCACAGATTCAGCACTCAG gtggaggagatggtgcaGAATCATATGACTTACTCGCTTCAGGATGTGGGTGGAGATGCCAACTGGCAGCTGGTTATAGAAGAAGGAGAGATGAAG GTGTACAGGAGAGAAGTAGAGGAGAACGGTATTGTGCTGGATCCTCTCAAAGCTACACATTCTGTGAAGGGGGTGACAGGACATGAGGTCTGCCACTACTTCTGGGACACAGCTGTCCGATTGGACTGGGAGA CCACCATTGAAAATTTCAACCTTGTGGAAACACTCTCTGATAACGCCGTCATTGTTTACCAGACACACAAG AGAGTGTGGCCTGCCTCTCAGAGAGATGTGCTGTATCTGTCAGCCATCAGAAAGATCTTGgcaacaaatgaaaatgatccAGACACATGGCTGGTCTGCAACTTCTCTGTAGACCACGACAAAGCCCTT CCCACGAACCGGTGTGTTCGTGCCAAAATCAATGTCGCCATGATCTGTCAAACACTGGTCAGCCCACCAGAGGGTGATAAAGAGATCAGTAGAGACAACATCCTTTGTAAGATCACCTACGTTGCCAATG TAAACCCAGGAGGCTGGGCTCCAGCCTCGGTCCTCAGAGCCGTGGCCAAGAGAGAGTATCCCAAGTTCCTCAAACGCTTCACCTCCTACGTCCAGGATAAAACTTCCGGGAAGCCCATCCTCTTCTGA
- the LOC140995384 gene encoding ceramide transfer protein-like isoform X2, with protein sequence MSEKSSSSGSDEDVDPESGQPVELGGILSKWTNYIHGWQDRWVVLKNNTLSYYKSEDEREYGCRGSLCLSKAVITPHEFDECRFDISVNDSVWYLRAEDPEHRLQWIESIELHKAESGYGSETSLRRHGSMLSLTSAASALSATSTSSFKKGHRLREKLAEMETFRDILCRQVDTLQKYFDSCADAVSKDEFQRDRVEEDEDDFPTTTRPDGEYNHNNNGSKEKLFSPASPKGMNGIDFKGEAITFKATTAGILSTLSHCIELMMKREDSWQKRLDKELEKRRRVEDAYKSAMNELKKKSHYGGPDYEEGPNSLINEDEFFDAVEAALDRQDKIEEQCQSEKVRIPRLTPVPPGDVYSTIGTHRFATKPHSHSSSLSSVELVSASDDIHRFSTQVEEMVQNHMTYSLQDVGGDANWQLVIEEGEMKVYRREVEENGIVLDPLKATHSVKGVTGHEVCHYFWDTAVRLDWETTIENFNLVETLSDNAVIVYQTHKRVWPASQRDVLYLSAIRKILATNENDPDTWLVCNFSVDHDKALPTNRCVRAKINVAMICQTLVSPPEGDKEISRDNILCKITYVANVNPGGWAPASVLRAVAKREYPKFLKRFTSYVQDKTSGKPILF encoded by the exons ATGTCCGAAAAGAGTTCATCGTCGGGTTCGGATGAAGATGTGGACCCGGAATCCGGGCAGCCTGTGGAGCTCGGAGGCATTTTAAGCAAG tggacAAACTACATACATGGATGGCAGGACCGATGGGTCGTGTTGAAAAACAATACTTTGAGCTACTACAAGTCGGAGGATGAACGGGAATACGGCTGCAGGGGCTCTCTGTGCCTCAGCAAGGCTGTCATCACA cCTCATGAGTTTGACGAGTGTCGTTTTGACATCAGCGTGAACGACAGTGTTTGGTACCTCAGAGCTGAAGACCCAGAGCACAGACTCCAGTGGATTGAGTCAATAGAGCTGCACAAG GCGGAGTCTGGTTATGGTTCAGAAACCAGCCTCAGGCGTCATGGTTCCATGTTGTCCCTCACCTCTGCAGCCAGTGCCTTGTCTGCCACATCCACATCCTctttcaag aAGGGGCACAGGTTGCGTGAGAAGCTAGCAGAAATGGAAACCTTCCGGGACATTCTGTGCAGACAAGTGGACACCCTGCAGAAATACTTTGACTCCTGTGCTGATGCTGTCTCCAAAGACGAgtttcagagagacagag TAGAGGAAGACGAAGATGACTTTCCTACCACTACAAGACCTGACGGTGAATATAAtcacaacaacaatggcagcaaaGAGAAAT TGTTTTCCCCTGCCAGCCCCAAAGGTATGAACGGGATAGACTTCAAGGGTGAGGCCATCACCTTCAAGGCCACCACAGCAGGCATCCTCTCCACCTTGTCCCACTGCATCGAACTCATGATGAAACGAGAGGACAGCTGGCAGAAGAGACTGGACAAG gagctagagaagagaaggagggtaGAGGATGCCTACAAGTCTGCTATGAATGAATTGAAGAAAAAGTCACACTACGGAGGCCCAGACTACGAG GAGGGGCCCAACAGTCTGATCAATGAGGATGAGTTCTTTGATGCGGTGGAAGCTGCACTGGACAGACAGGACAAGATAGAAGAACAG TGCCAGTCAGAGAAGGTCAGGATACCTCGACTAACTCCCGTTCCTCCTGGAGACGTCTACTCAACCATCGGTACACATCGATTTGCCACCAAG CCCCATAGCCATTCTTCTTCCCTGTCCTCGGTTGAGCTAGTCAGTGCTTCAGATGACATTCACAGATTCAGCACTCAG gtggaggagatggtgcaGAATCATATGACTTACTCGCTTCAGGATGTGGGTGGAGATGCCAACTGGCAGCTGGTTATAGAAGAAGGAGAGATGAAG GTGTACAGGAGAGAAGTAGAGGAGAACGGTATTGTGCTGGATCCTCTCAAAGCTACACATTCTGTGAAGGGGGTGACAGGACATGAGGTCTGCCACTACTTCTGGGACACAGCTGTCCGATTGGACTGGGAGA CCACCATTGAAAATTTCAACCTTGTGGAAACACTCTCTGATAACGCCGTCATTGTTTACCAGACACACAAG AGAGTGTGGCCTGCCTCTCAGAGAGATGTGCTGTATCTGTCAGCCATCAGAAAGATCTTGgcaacaaatgaaaatgatccAGACACATGGCTGGTCTGCAACTTCTCTGTAGACCACGACAAAGCCCTT CCCACGAACCGGTGTGTTCGTGCCAAAATCAATGTCGCCATGATCTGTCAAACACTGGTCAGCCCACCAGAGGGTGATAAAGAGATCAGTAGAGACAACATCCTTTGTAAGATCACCTACGTTGCCAATG TAAACCCAGGAGGCTGGGCTCCAGCCTCGGTCCTCAGAGCCGTGGCCAAGAGAGAGTATCCCAAGTTCCTCAAACGCTTCACCTCCTACGTCCAGGATAAAACTTCCGGGAAGCCCATCCTCTTCTGA
- the LOC140995384 gene encoding ceramide transfer protein-like isoform X3 produces the protein MSEKSSSSGSDEDVDPESGQPVELGGILSKWTNYIHGWQDRWVVLKNNTLSYYKSEDEREYGCRGSLCLSKAVITPHEFDECRFDISVNDSVWYLRAEDPEHRLQWIESIELHKAESGYGSETSLRRHGSMLSLTSAASALSATSTSSFKKGHRLREKLAEMETFRDILCRQVDTLQKYFDSCADAVSKDEFQRDRVVEEDEDDFPTTTRPDGEYNHNNNGSKEKLFSPASPKGMNGIDFKGEAITFKATTAGILSTLSHCIELMMKREDSWQKRLDKELEKRRRVEDAYKSAMNELKKKSHYGGPDYEEGPNSLINEDEFFDAVEAALDRQDKIEEQCQSEKVRIPRLTPVPPGDVYSTIGTHRFATKVEEMVQNHMTYSLQDVGGDANWQLVIEEGEMKVYRREVEENGIVLDPLKATHSVKGVTGHEVCHYFWDTAVRLDWETTIENFNLVETLSDNAVIVYQTHKRVWPASQRDVLYLSAIRKILATNENDPDTWLVCNFSVDHDKALPTNRCVRAKINVAMICQTLVSPPEGDKEISRDNILCKITYVANVNPGGWAPASVLRAVAKREYPKFLKRFTSYVQDKTSGKPILF, from the exons ATGTCCGAAAAGAGTTCATCGTCGGGTTCGGATGAAGATGTGGACCCGGAATCCGGGCAGCCTGTGGAGCTCGGAGGCATTTTAAGCAAG tggacAAACTACATACATGGATGGCAGGACCGATGGGTCGTGTTGAAAAACAATACTTTGAGCTACTACAAGTCGGAGGATGAACGGGAATACGGCTGCAGGGGCTCTCTGTGCCTCAGCAAGGCTGTCATCACA cCTCATGAGTTTGACGAGTGTCGTTTTGACATCAGCGTGAACGACAGTGTTTGGTACCTCAGAGCTGAAGACCCAGAGCACAGACTCCAGTGGATTGAGTCAATAGAGCTGCACAAG GCGGAGTCTGGTTATGGTTCAGAAACCAGCCTCAGGCGTCATGGTTCCATGTTGTCCCTCACCTCTGCAGCCAGTGCCTTGTCTGCCACATCCACATCCTctttcaag aAGGGGCACAGGTTGCGTGAGAAGCTAGCAGAAATGGAAACCTTCCGGGACATTCTGTGCAGACAAGTGGACACCCTGCAGAAATACTTTGACTCCTGTGCTGATGCTGTCTCCAAAGACGAgtttcagagagacagag TAGTAGAGGAAGACGAAGATGACTTTCCTACCACTACAAGACCTGACGGTGAATATAAtcacaacaacaatggcagcaaaGAGAAAT TGTTTTCCCCTGCCAGCCCCAAAGGTATGAACGGGATAGACTTCAAGGGTGAGGCCATCACCTTCAAGGCCACCACAGCAGGCATCCTCTCCACCTTGTCCCACTGCATCGAACTCATGATGAAACGAGAGGACAGCTGGCAGAAGAGACTGGACAAG gagctagagaagagaaggagggtaGAGGATGCCTACAAGTCTGCTATGAATGAATTGAAGAAAAAGTCACACTACGGAGGCCCAGACTACGAG GAGGGGCCCAACAGTCTGATCAATGAGGATGAGTTCTTTGATGCGGTGGAAGCTGCACTGGACAGACAGGACAAGATAGAAGAACAG TGCCAGTCAGAGAAGGTCAGGATACCTCGACTAACTCCCGTTCCTCCTGGAGACGTCTACTCAACCATCGGTACACATCGATTTGCCACCAAG gtggaggagatggtgcaGAATCATATGACTTACTCGCTTCAGGATGTGGGTGGAGATGCCAACTGGCAGCTGGTTATAGAAGAAGGAGAGATGAAG GTGTACAGGAGAGAAGTAGAGGAGAACGGTATTGTGCTGGATCCTCTCAAAGCTACACATTCTGTGAAGGGGGTGACAGGACATGAGGTCTGCCACTACTTCTGGGACACAGCTGTCCGATTGGACTGGGAGA CCACCATTGAAAATTTCAACCTTGTGGAAACACTCTCTGATAACGCCGTCATTGTTTACCAGACACACAAG AGAGTGTGGCCTGCCTCTCAGAGAGATGTGCTGTATCTGTCAGCCATCAGAAAGATCTTGgcaacaaatgaaaatgatccAGACACATGGCTGGTCTGCAACTTCTCTGTAGACCACGACAAAGCCCTT CCCACGAACCGGTGTGTTCGTGCCAAAATCAATGTCGCCATGATCTGTCAAACACTGGTCAGCCCACCAGAGGGTGATAAAGAGATCAGTAGAGACAACATCCTTTGTAAGATCACCTACGTTGCCAATG TAAACCCAGGAGGCTGGGCTCCAGCCTCGGTCCTCAGAGCCGTGGCCAAGAGAGAGTATCCCAAGTTCCTCAAACGCTTCACCTCCTACGTCCAGGATAAAACTTCCGGGAAGCCCATCCTCTTCTGA